The Glycine soja cultivar W05 chromosome 19, ASM419377v2, whole genome shotgun sequence genomic sequence CCTTTTTTATGTCATGAAGAGTAAAGGGGTAGTTAATGATATGACTGGAGCTGTTTTAAACTCAAATGAGGATTCGGAGAGGCCAGATAGAGCTTTGAGTGCTGCACGACCATGGCTGGATCCTAGGATTAACATGCTTGTATGTGAAGTAgcttttcttttcctctttatACTATTCACTCTATCAGTTGTCATATTTTAATGTAGTGGTGTATATTGCAGAATAATCAGCACACACATAGAGATGTATTTAATGATTCTGTTCCTGAAAAGAGCATGGATGGGTCATCATACGGAGGCAGTGAATATAGTTCTGTCATTTCAAGTAATTTGGTCTCAGGGGCTGGAAGAACTGGAAGTAAGCTCATTGATTTAGGACATGACAAAACATGGTTCAAAACAGATGGTGGTGATGCAGATACTACATCTGGGCAAAGAAATGGTTTCAATCTCAAGCGTAGTTATTCAAATCGTGAAGCACCAAAGCTCACGAATTTGGATGCACATCGTCAGCCAAGACAAAGCACAACTGACATACGGAACAATTTGATGTCAGGTAACTGGAAAACTTCTGAAGAAGAGGAGTTCATGTGGGGTGAGATGAACATTGGTTTGACTGATCATGGAGCCAATGTATCAAGCAATTTGAGCACAGACACATGGATGGCAGATGATGAGAATTTGGTAAGCTTGCCAAAAGGGTCAGTTGCACTTTGCCATTTATTCATCCAATTGCAGTTTTTCTCCTTTCTCCTAATTTATAAAACGAAGTGCATTCCTCTTTgatttaacatgattttttgtaattattttgcaATTGTGTCCCATgtcctggtgcagcggtaaagttgtgccttggtgacttgttggtcatgggttcgaatccggaaacagcctctttgcatatgcaagggtaaggctgcgtacaatatccctcccccataccttcgcatagcgaagagcctctgggcaatggggtacgaagttttttgtGTCCCATGTCCTccaaattaataaaactattgcTGATTTGAAAAGCACTTGCCCCACCAGTAATTTTTTCACGTAACAATTAAGACCAGTTAATGGTGTCTAATTTTAATCAGATCCACTTAAGGTATAAGCTTATCACTTTTTGCACAATTAGAACATCATTCATAGTCGTTTTATCCCATTGAAAGTCACTTGTGTAAGCTTCTTCTAATTATGAGGATCAATCCCTATCTTGAAAGATGGGGAACATTTCAGAAAGTCATATTAAAGGAAGGGGTAAATTGCTTGGTAGTTAGTGCAATAGGATTAATAGTGTGGTAACATGCAATTTTCCCTAATATTTAACTCTTGTATCaaataaattcttttgtaaTCATTCTAGGGCTGAATGCCTGAATTCTCTAAGATAATATCCctaattttgttgattaaaacaaacactaatttatcaaaACCGAGCAATCCGAAGTTCTAAATATCCtaatacaaacaaataaaaaatcctaattTAATTTGGCATAAGATATCCCGGTTCCAAAACATTCAAACCCTAATAATTAAACCACTTAATCCCTAATTACAAAGCCTTTAATTACGGATGTGTCACAAATTAATACATTGatctgaaattatatatatattttgttggttATACTTGActgatttattttttccatgTGCAGGAAGGTGAAGATCACCTCCAAATCACACGCCCTTTTGGAGCAAAGGTCGATAGAGAAATATCCACTGCTAAGAAACAACCACCTGGTTTTGGGGGTCATCCACCGTCATCCTGGCAATTGCAGAAGCACCACTCAATTGATAAGTTGAATCTAAAGCCAGGTTACTCAGAAGGATTTGTGTCAACTCTTAGTGGATTACCAGCCAACCCAAGTTCTTTGGCTGTCAAGAAGGGGAACCAATCCTTTACATCGAATGCAGTAGTAGGAATGGCCAAATTTGTGGGACAACAATTTGATTCTGGGGAAACTGAATCCCCTTCTGGGCAGTCACCTTTGCGGCAACAGTCTCCATCACTTCCAGGAGCAGTACACCATACTCATTCAATGCAAAATTTTGCTGACCAAGAATTGCCCCAGAATCTCAAAACCTCTCGATTTTTGGGAGGTCCGATAAGTCAGCATATTAGAGATCGCTCACCTACCGGTCATCCAATTGTTCAGGTTGGTAACTTGCGAAGATCACAGGAAAGGGACATGCACGGCCCATTATCTTCCATGACTTCTTTTCGACCAAAGCTTCAGCAAAAGCAGCTGAACCCATCTCAGACTGAAGTTACTGCTAAAACTAAGCTGCCCCAGTCTAAAGTTTCTTTAACCAGAGAAACTTCAGAACAGTTGAGCACAAATAATTTGTCAGCTGTACCTGTCAAGAGTGGAATCATCCCCAAGAAATCAATTTCCAGTAATCTGGATTCAAGGGAGGATCCATCTCAGACTGGGGTTCAACCTACTCAGTCTGGTAGGCCTACCACATTAATTTCTTCAGGGTCTGCTGTGGCATCACCATCTTCATTAGATCCTCTGCATAATGATTCATCTACTCTGCCAAAAAAACCTCAAGGAAAGGCTGGACAACCACCACAAAGGCTTTCTACTCAACCACCTGCTTCCTCTAGTGTTAGCAGTTCCTCAGCTCCAACCTTAAATGCtgccaaaaataataaattaaatccaATTGCAAACCTTTTAAGCTCATTGGTTGCAAAGGGTTTGATATCTGCAGAAACAGAATCACCAACTACGGTACCAAGTGAAGCGCCGAAGGGATCCAAAGATCAAACTGAAATAATTACCACCAGTTGTTCTTTACCAGTTACATCAATTTCTGGTTCTGCAGCTATCCCAGTATCATCTTCCGGAGATAAGGTAGATGCTGCTACAAAAATCTCTCATGCCTCACCTCAATCAACTAGCACGGAAATCAGAAATCTCATCGGCTTTGATTTTAGACCTAATGTAATTCGAGAATTCCACCCATCAGTAATTAGGGAATTATGGGATGATTTCCCTCATAATTGCAAAGTTTGTGGTATTAAGCTTAAACAAGAACTGTTTAATAGACACTTGGAGTGGCATGCCGCAAGAGAACATGGTCCAATTAAGGCATCAAGAAGTTGGTATGCTAAGTCAATTGATTGGATTGCTGGCAGGACAGAATATTCATCTGAGTCCGAGTTTACTGACTCTGTTGATttacaagacaaaaaaatagacaGCAGTCAATTGGATACGATGGTTCTAGCAGATGAAAACCAGTGTCTGTGTGTATTGTGTGGCGAGCTATTTGAAGATGTGTACTGTCATGACAGGAACGAGTGGATGTTCAAAGGGGCCGTTTACATGAACTTTTCAGATGTCAATTGTGAGATGGAAAGTAGAAATGTGGGTCCCATCATTCATGCCAAATGCTTATCAGAGAACTCAGTGATCACCAATTCGGTAAGGCCTATTATCTGATATTAGTGGACGTCTTCCAGTTGAAAAATGCATGTTAGGATAGTAAAATCCGTGCATCTCTCACGAATAACGTggaaaacagatttttttttctccttccgcttatttctctcaattttcctcttcttttttttttcgggtTGTTTCATCCTCCCACCATGCACCTAACATATGCAGCAATTATGAGAGAATGGAGTGCTGAAAGGCATGCTTAAGAATGCGAAATTAGAAGCCATGCTTAACCTATGCCACTGGCATGTCGTGCACCATGGAAGGCAGGTGTGAGAATTGAGAAGCACAAGCACATGGTTTTCAATTGGTtttgttgtgtgtattgcagCGTGAGCAACAGATAATATAATaccatattttcattttatttagtaAATCTTTTtgctgtaagaaaaaaaaatttatttaataagctGTGCGTATAATTAGAACAAATAACCTGGGCACGTGTGGGGGAAAGATTTGCACGCTGTTGGTGCAATTCGTGGGATTCGTAACATATAGCACCTCTCCTTCCAGTTTGATGTTTAAACATCAAAGCTTCAATTTGTCTACTTGAAGGggtgtgtttaaattttttatagtaatttgATTTGACCTGTTCTATTTTTGCAGGATAATGATTAATGGTTTGCTTCTATAGCATTTGAGCTATGGCGTAGTCAGAAGCTTACCAAGGGTAACCCACCCAGTTTCACAttgcataataaattttgatggtcttttatacttaaaatttattgcCTCTAACTGGTTCTTAGAGCGGTCAAACAAAttttgtgcttttatttttcttgtaccCAAAAAAAGAATTGCGTAGTGGTCAAAATATGTAAATGCGAGATAAGTTTTTGCAGCTAAACTTGGTCGTTGATGTGGTTGTGTTAACTTTATTTCAACTATGGAGAGGCGGATTTTCTGCATTTGTTAATCTAAAATAATTGCGTAGttgtcaaaatatataaatgcgATAATACTAGGCAAATGAACCATGACCATGGTAATCCAAATATGTTCGATAACGTTATCTGTgtctgtaaaattaaatttcccCCGTTGTTCAGGAGGGAATTGGAAGTAACATAACCTGTTTCCTGGACATTGCTTTCCTGAATTTCTCACCTTCATAGGCATGTTTGGTTTGCCGGTGGGAGAGTTTGAAATAATGTTTGATTTCTTCTTAAAAGTATGTTTGATGTTAAAACTTAATCTGAAAATTCAATTTAGGAGAAGCAACTATTGAAACATTTTTGTAAACTGCGATATAAATATGCATATA encodes the following:
- the LOC114399698 gene encoding uncharacterized protein LOC114399698 isoform X1, which gives rise to MSMERSLDRSREPGPKKPRLIEELNARQLPQRPTAVTTLPSTRFRAYGRDSEISDLGRGGGGGYQPQPPPHQELVTQYKTALAELTFNSKPIITNLTIIAGENLSAAKAIAAAVYDNILEVPSDQKLPSLYLLDSIVKNIGRDYIKYFAYRLPEVFCKAYKQVDPCVHSSMQHLFGTWKGVFPPQSLQMIEKELGFAPAVNSSASVSATDRSDLQSQRPPHSIHVNPKYLERQRLQQSSRSKGVVNDMTGAVLNSNEDSERPDRALSAARPWLDPRINMLNNQHTHRDVFNDSVPEKSMDGSSYGGSEYSSVISSNLVSGAGRTGSKLIDLGHDKTWFKTDGGDADTTSGQRNGFNLKRSYSNREAPKLTNLDAHRQPRQSTTDIRNNLMSGNWKTSEEEEFMWGEMNIGLTDHGANVSSNLSTDTWMADDENLEGEDHLQITRPFGAKVDREISTAKKQPPGFGGHPPSSWQLQKHHSIDKLNLKPGYSEGFVSTLSGLPANPSSLAVKKGNQSFTSNAVVGMAKFVGQQFDSGETESPSGQSPLRQQSPSLPGAVHHTHSMQNFADQELPQNLKTSRFLGGPISQHIRDRSPTGHPIVQVGNLRRSQERDMHGPLSSMTSFRPKLQQKQLNPSQTEVTAKTKLPQSKVSLTRETSEQLSTNNLSAVPVKSGIIPKKSISSNLDSREDPSQTGVQPTQSGRPTTLISSGSAVASPSSLDPLHNDSSTLPKKPQGKAGQPPQRLSTQPPASSSVSSSSAPTLNAAKNNKLNPIANLLSSLVAKGLISAETESPTTVPSEAPKGSKDQTEIITTSCSLPVTSISGSAAIPVSSSGDKVDAATKISHASPQSTSTEIRNLIGFDFRPNVIREFHPSVIRELWDDFPHNCKVCGIKLKQELFNRHLEWHAAREHGPIKASRSWYAKSIDWIAGRTEYSSESEFTDSVDLQDKKIDSSQLDTMVLADENQCLCVLCGELFEDVYCHDRNEWMFKGAVYMNFSDVNCEMESRNVGPIIHAKCLSENSVITNSVRPII
- the LOC114399698 gene encoding uncharacterized protein LOC114399698 isoform X4, which codes for MQHLFGTWKGVFPPQSLQMIEKELGFAPAVNSSASVSATDRSDLQSQRPPHSIHVNPKYLERQRLQQSSRSKGVVNDMTGAVLNSNEDSERPDRALSAARPWLDPRINMLNNQHTHRDVFNDSVPEKSMDGSSYGGSEYSSVISSNLVSGAGRTGSKLIDLGHDKTWFKTDGGDADTTSGQRNGFNLKRSYSNREAPKLTNLDAHRQPRQSTTDIRNNLMSGNWKTSEEEEFMWGEMNIGLTDHGANVSSNLSTDTWMADDENLEGEDHLQITRPFGAKVDREISTAKKQPPGFGGHPPSSWQLQKHHSIDKLNLKPGYSEGFVSTLSGLPANPSSLAVKKGNQSFTSNAVVGMAKFVGQQFDSGETESPSGQSPLRQQSPSLPGAVHHTHSMQNFADQELPQNLKTSRFLGGPISQHIRDRSPTGHPIVQVGNLRRSQERDMHGPLSSMTSFRPKLQQKQLNPSQTEVTAKTKLPQSKVSLTRETSEQLSTNNLSAVPVKSGIIPKKSISSNLDSREDPSQTGVQPTQSGRPTTLISSGSAVASPSSLDPLHNDSSTLPKKPQGKAGQPPQRLSTQPPASSSVSSSSAPTLNAAKNNKLNPIANLLSSLVAKGLISAETESPTTVPSEAPKGSKDQTEIITTSCSLPVTSISGSAAIPVSSSGDKVDAATKISHASPQSTSTEIRNLIGFDFRPNVIREFHPSVIRELWDDFPHNCKVCGIKLKQELFNRHLEWHAAREHGPIKASRSWYAKSIDWIAGRTEYSSESEFTDSVDLQDKKIDSSQLDTMVLADENQCLCVLCGELFEDVYCHDRNEWMFKGAVYMNFSDVNCEMESRNVGPIIHAKCLSENSVITNSVRPII
- the LOC114399698 gene encoding uncharacterized protein LOC114399698 isoform X3, translating into MSMERSLDRSREPGPKKPRLIEELNARQLPQRPTAVTTLPSTRFRAYGRDSEISDLGRGGGGGYQPQPPPHQELVTQYKTALAELTFNSKPIITNLTIIAGENLSAAKAIAAAVYDNILEVPSDQKLPSLYLLDSIVKNIGRDYIKYFAYRLPEVFCKAYKQVDPCVHSSMQHLFGTWKGVFPPQSLQMIEKELGFAPAVNSSASVSATDRSDLQSQRPPHSIHVNPKYLERQRLQQSSRSKGVVNDMTGAVLNSNEDSERPDRALSAARPWLDPRINMLNNQHTHRDVFNDSVPEKSMDGSSYGGSEYSSVISSNLVSGAGRTGSKLIDLGHDKTWFKTDGGDADTTSGQRNGFNLKRSYSNREAPKLTNLDAHRQPRQSTTDIRNNLMSGNWKTSEEEEFMWGEMNIGLTDHGANVSSNLSTDTWMADDENLEGEDHLQITRPFGAKVDREISTAKKQPPGFGGHPPSSWQLQKHHSIDKLNLKPGYSEGFVSTLSGLPANPSSLAVKKGNQSFTSNAVVGMAKFVGQQFDSGETESPSGQSPLRQQSPSLPGAVHHTHSMQNFADQELPQNLKTSRFLGGPISQHIRDRSPTGHPIVQVGNLRRSQERDMHGPLSSMTSFRPKLQQKQLNPSQTEVTAKTKLPQSKVSLTRETSEQLSTNNLSAVPVKSGIIPKKSISSNLDSREDPSQTGVQPTQSGRPTTLISSGSAVASPSSLDPLHNDSSTLPKKPQGKAGQPPQRLSTQPPASSSVSSSSAPTLNAAKNNKLNPIANLLSSLVAKGLISAETESPTTVPSEAPKGSKDQTEIITTSCSLPVTSISGSAAIPVSSSGDKVDAATKISHASPQSTSTEIRNLIGFDFRPNVIREFHPSVIRELWDDFPHNCKVCGIKLKQELFNRHLEWHAAREHGPIKASRSWYAKSIDWIAGRTEYSSESEFTDSVDLQDKKIDSSQLDTMVLADENQCLCVLCGELFEDVYCHDRNEWMFKGAVYMNFSDVNCEMESRNVGPIIHAKCLSENSVITNSQL
- the LOC114399698 gene encoding uncharacterized protein LOC114399698 isoform X2; its protein translation is MSMERSLDRSREPGPKKPRLIEELNARQLPQRPTAVTTLPSTRFRAYGRDSEISDLGRGGGGGYQPQPPPHQELVTQYKTALAELTFNSKPIITNLTIIAGENLSAAKAIAAAVYDNILEVPSDQKLPSLYLLDSIVKNIGRDYIKYFAYRLPEVFCKAYKQVDPCVHSSMQHLFGTWKGVFPPQSLQMIEKELGFAPAVNSSASVSATDRSDLQSQRPPHSIHVNPKYLERQRLQQSSRSKGVVNDMTGAVLNSNEDSERPDRALSAARPWLDPRINMLNNQHTHRDVFNDSVPEKSMDGSSYGGSEYSSVISSNLVSGAGRTGSKLIDLGHDKTWFKTDGGDADTTSGQRNGFNLKRSYSNREAPKLTNLDAHRQPRQSTTDIRNNLMSGNWKTSEEEEFMWGEMNIGLTDHGANVSSNLSTDTWMADDENLEGEDHLQITRPFGAKVDREISTAKKQPPGFGGHPPSSWQLQKHHSIDKLNLKPGYSEGFVSTLSGLPANPSSLAVKKGNQSFTSNAVVGMAKFVGQQFDSGETESPSGQSPLRQQSPSLPGAVHHTHSMQNFADQELPQNLKTSRFLGGPISQHIRDRSPTGHPIVQVGNLRRSQERDMHGPLSSMTSFRPKLQQKQLNPSQTEVTAKTKLPQSKVSLTRETSEQLSTNNLSAVPVKSGIIPKKSISSNLDSREDPSQTGVQPTQSGRPTTLISSGSAVASPSSLDPLHNDSSTLPKKPQGKAGQPPQRLSTQPPASSSVSSSSAPTLNAAKNNKLNPIANLLSSLVAKGLISAETESPTTVPSEAPKGSKDQTEIITTSCSLPVTSISGSAAIPVSSSGDKVDAATKISHASPQSTSTEIRNLIGFDFRPNVIREFHPSVIRELWDDFPHNCKVCGIKLKQELFNRHLEWHAAREHGPIKASRSWYAKSIDWIAGRTEYSSESEFTDSVDLQDKKIDSSQLDTMVLADENQCLCVLCGELFEDVYCHDRNEWMFKGAVYMNFSDVNCEMESRNVGPIIHAKCLSENSVITNSDND